From the genome of Nitrospiraceae bacterium:
AGACGAAGGAGAACCGGTCATCATGAAGAAGACAGATGAGACGGACAATACAAACTTTGTCCAGCGGGTGATGGATAGACCGAATCGTCTCATGGCTCCAAATCGGCTCCAGTTGAGGGGTTTAGGGCGTGCTTATGTAAGCCTAGCAAAGAAGCGGAGTCTGTAAAGCCGGTGCAACGTGGCGAAAAGAGGACAGATTTGTTGGTGCTAAACCGGCAAGGTGGTAGAGAGCTAGCGAGTCTGCTGAGATTTGTCGATCCTCGCCCAGGCGTCCTTGAGAGCGACCGTACGATTGAACACCGCTTTGGCTGGAGACGAATCCGAGTCGACACAGAAATACCCCAGACGTTCGAATTGAAATCGGGAGCCGGGAATGGCGTGTTGCAAACTGGGTTCTATACGGCAGCCGGTGATTCGTTCCAACGACCGCGGATTGAGGTATGTCGTCCAGTCGTGGTCGGACGGGACTTTGGCCAAATCAGCGGTTAAGAGCGGGTTATAAAGACGAACTTCCGCTTCGGCCGCGTGGAGGGCGGAGACCCAGTGGATCGTCGCTTTGACTTTACGCTGCTCTCCGGTTGAACCGCTCTTTGTCTCCGGGTCATATGTGCAACGGAGTTCGGTTAGCTCGCCACTTTGCGGGTCTTTCGTAACCCCCACGCATTTAATGATGTACGCGTACCGGAGCCGGACTTCACGGCCTGGAGCGAGGCGAAAGAATTGTTTGGGCGGATCCTCGCGAAAATCGTCTTGCTCCATAAAGAGGGTACGTGAGAATGGAACTTTCCTGGTTCCGGCCGAAGGATCTTCAGGATTATTGATTGCGTCGAGCTGTTCAACCTGCCCTTCGGGATAGTTTTCGATCACGATCTTCAGCGGACGCAACACGGCCATGGCCCGCTGGGCTCGCTTGTTGAGGTCCTCGCGAATAAAATGTTCGAGTAACTGCATTTCGACGACAGCATCTCGCTTGGCGACACCGATATGTTCGCAGAAGGCCCGGATGGACTCTGGAGTATACCCCCGCCGCCGTAAGCCCTTAATCGTGGGGAGACGCGGATCATCCCACCCGGCTACGAGTTTTTTCCCGACCAACTCCAGCAGCCTTCGCTTACTCATCACCGTGTGGGTGATATTCAATCGGGCAAATTCGATCTGCTGTGGCCGGTGTGGGGACTCGGCTTGTTCGACCACCCAGTCGTATAGCGGACGATGGTCCTCGAATTCCAATGTACAGAGAGAATGCGTGATTCCCTCGATCGCATCCGAGAGCGGATGCGCATAGTCGTAGGATGGATAGAGACACCATGTGGTGCCGGTCCGATAGTGAGCGGCATGTCGGATACGATAGAGGACCGGATCACGTAAATTAATGTTCGGCGAGGTCATGTCGATTTTGGCTCGAAGAACGTGGGCTCCATCAGCAAATTCACCAGCCCGCATGCGCTGAAATAGATCGAGACTTTCAGCAACCGACCGATCGCGATAGGGGCTGTCCTTCCCGGGCTCGGTTAACGTTCCCCGGTACTCGCGAATTTGGTCTGCCGACAGGCTGTCAACGTACGCCTTGCCTTTGGTGATCAAGCGCACCGCATAATTATAGAGCCGGTCAAAGTAGTCCGAGGCATGGAACAGCTTTCCGTGCCAATCGAACCCCAGCCAGCGTACGTCGTCTTGGATTGCTTGAACATACTCCGGATCTTCTGTGGTCGGGTTTGTATCGTCGAACCTCAGATGGCAGATCCCGCCGGGATAGTCCTGAGCGATGCCGAAGTTGAGGCAAATGGATTTCGCATGGCCAATATGGAGATAACCGTTTGGCTCGGGGGGGAAACGTGTCACAACACGTCCGCCGTGTCGCCCGGCAGCATGATCAGACGCCACGATGTCGCGGATGAAATTCGAAGCGCCGTTCGTTTCAGACACGGTTCTAGGTTGACTCCTGCGCGAATGGAACGGGACGAATCAGGTGTGGGGACTCTTCTACCACAGAACGGGGTAAGGGAGAAGGGCTTAGCAGAACGGATCCCGTCGCTTGTATCTCGTATTTCGCAAGCGAACTACGCTTCACGAGTGACGCTTCACGACTTTTCGATGAGGATCAGGCAGTCTGATGAGTCGGCAGCTGCATCACATGAAAGTCTTTTTGTGCGATGAGATGTCCGTCCATGCGAAGGCGGAATTCATAACGGCCGGGGGCGGGGAAGATCAAGGAGGGAATATTGATTCCGAAATCCGAAATTTGTAAGCGGTCTCCGATCACGATATTCGGTAATGTGGCGCGGCACACCAATTGTTCACTGTTGAGATACACGAGGTCGATGTCGAAATGATAGGTCCCTTCAGCGTCGGTCAAGCAGAAGTAGAGACCCATCTGTTGATGTTGGAACGGAAAGCTGACGGCTTGCAGATGGGTGAAGAGTCCGATGAGACTTTTCTTTTTGGTGACGCTGTCTTCAATGACCTGGTCACAGACCAAGAAGGCTTGAATGCTCGGCTTAATGATATCGGACATGGCAATATTCTACGGTGGTTCCTCCTATTGTCAAAAGGCTTCCGTATTTTCGCCGGATATGGCACAAAAGAACGATAGAGGGTGTCAGGAATTGAACAGGCCTATATTGTTCAGGATATGCCGGAACGAAAATCCACTCGTCTGAAAGCCAAGCTCCGTATCTTCTTTTCTGGTGGCGGCGTCGAGGGAGAAGGTACGGTATTGGATCTCTCCAAGACCGGCTGTCGTGTTGATTGCGAAAGCGAAATCGTCAAGGATACGGATGTCGAAGCGTGGATCTATTCGCCTGACTATGATTGGCCGCTCAAAATTGATCGAGCAGTCGTTCGGTGGGTCTCACCGAAAGTGTTCGGCCTGGAATTTTTGGAGATCCTGCCTGCCCAGAAGGAGCGGCTTCGGCTGGTGTTGAATGAGAAGAAGTTAGGTGCGTGACGACTCGTAGCACCGATAACAGATCAATCGATCAAAGCGTTGCCCCCGCGGCTTTCTATCACATCACCAAAGAGAGTCCGTCCAGTCCCGATCCGACAGTAGTGCGGGCTAATTTGAACCAATTCACCCTTATG
Proteins encoded in this window:
- a CDS encoding PilZ domain-containing protein — encoded protein: MSGIEQAYIVQDMPERKSTRLKAKLRIFFSGGGVEGEGTVLDLSKTGCRVDCESEIVKDTDVEAWIYSPDYDWPLKIDRAVVRWVSPKVFGLEFLEILPAQKERLRLVLNEKKLGA
- a CDS encoding glutamine--tRNA ligase/YqeY domain fusion protein — translated: MSETNGASNFIRDIVASDHAAGRHGGRVVTRFPPEPNGYLHIGHAKSICLNFGIAQDYPGGICHLRFDDTNPTTEDPEYVQAIQDDVRWLGFDWHGKLFHASDYFDRLYNYAVRLITKGKAYVDSLSADQIREYRGTLTEPGKDSPYRDRSVAESLDLFQRMRAGEFADGAHVLRAKIDMTSPNINLRDPVLYRIRHAAHYRTGTTWCLYPSYDYAHPLSDAIEGITHSLCTLEFEDHRPLYDWVVEQAESPHRPQQIEFARLNITHTVMSKRRLLELVGKKLVAGWDDPRLPTIKGLRRRGYTPESIRAFCEHIGVAKRDAVVEMQLLEHFIREDLNKRAQRAMAVLRPLKIVIENYPEGQVEQLDAINNPEDPSAGTRKVPFSRTLFMEQDDFREDPPKQFFRLAPGREVRLRYAYIIKCVGVTKDPQSGELTELRCTYDPETKSGSTGEQRKVKATIHWVSALHAAEAEVRLYNPLLTADLAKVPSDHDWTTYLNPRSLERITGCRIEPSLQHAIPGSRFQFERLGYFCVDSDSSPAKAVFNRTVALKDAWARIDKSQQTR